The genomic region ATATCGGATGGTTTGATACTTACCTTTTTGCTGCCACAGGAATAAGCGGCTATGATCCGGTGCTCTCATTCAATCTCTCAATTCTTCTGAGTACTCTACTCATAGGGCTGTTCGGCTGGCTGCTCGCCAGATCATGGGGTGCTGACATATACGGTGCTCTCTTTTCAGCTCTTGCGCTGGCCTGGCTTCCTTCAAGAACGGCTCACCTTATACAGCACTATCAGATCGCCAACTGCTGGGCATTAATCGCCGCACTATGGCTTTGCATAGAGTACCTTAAGAAGAAGAAACGGAGATATTTCCTCGGATTTGCGGCAGCTTTGCTGGCAGCAGCGTTTCAGAGTCCATTTCAGGCAATATTCGTTGCCACAGGAGTAATCACGACGGCATTCATCATTCGCGCGGACTGGAGAAGAACCGCTATGCTTCTTCTTCTTGTGATAACGGTGATAGCTCTTTATGGAACCTTTGTATTGACCGCACCCGGGGATGCCGGATCTCCAGTAATGCACTGGAGAGAAGCAATTTACTGGTCAGCTGAACCTCAGTCCTTTATTCTTCCATCCCCATTCGGCCTTCTGGGAGAAGTAATCGGACTTAAACAGAGAGCATCATGGATGCCAAATACATATGAAGGTGTAGTGACACCAGGTCTTGTGTTGCTTGCAGCCTTCACTGTCATCGTCTGGAAGAAGAAACGCTGGAGGTTCGCTGCTGTCGTGCTGGGGCTGTTCCTCCTGAGTCTTGGACCAGAGCTTCGCGTATTCGGTAGACCGCTGGGAATTCCGCTGCCGTTTCGACTGCTTCAGAGCGTCCCTGTTCTTAACGGAATACGAGCCCCTTCGCGCTTTGCCATTCTTGGCGGTGTTCTGACCGCTGTAGGAGCGGGAATGGCTGTTTCAATGATGAAAGAGAAAGTGAGAACTCTGTTCATGTTTCTTCTTCTTTTTGAAATGACTGTGATGACACTTCCCTTTTTATCATCGAAGATACCTGAAGTCATCTGCGAAATATCCCCTGAGCATGTAGTTCTTGAAGTCCCATGTGACAGAAATGTACGACGGTATGCTCTCTTCCAGACAACATCAGGATATGTGCGTCAATACGCTTGTCTTGCACGATTCCCGAATTTTCTGGAGGATATGCCGGAGTTCCCGAAAATGCTGGGGTATTCTGATCTGATTGTTTACCATAGATGGCTTTTTGAGGGGTCTGACAGAGCATTTTATGACAGTGTTTATACTCAGTATTTCCCAGGATTCACTGAGGACGATTCCGTCTGGATATTCCACAGAGAAGGTATGGAATAGAAGATCTGATGCCCTGTAGAAAGCCGCGGTTGAAGAAGGAATAAAAGGCATGGACACAGCTTCTCCGTTAAATAAGATTCGTCCCAGGATTAACAGATTCACTAGAACAGGATCAGGTTCTATGAAACATTGCGATAATGCTGCAATTATGGATATAGGTCAGGAAAAGAGAGTATGATCAATAGCATCGATGTCTCGGTAATCATTCCGGCTTACAATGAGGAAAACCGTATAGGGACATTTCTTGATAAACTTGTTACATACTGCGGAAACAGCGTGCTTATTTATGAAGTGATCGTTGTGGATGACTGTTCAACAGATGACACTATCGGGATTATAGCTCAATATGAAGATCAGTTCGAGCATTTTCATCTGCTTCGATCAAAGAGGAACAGCGGTAAGGGTTACAGCGTAAAAAGAGGACTGTTCAAAGCACAGGGAGATATCTGCCTGTTCATGGATGCAGACGGATCTGTAGAACCGGATGAGATTGAGAAGAACCTGGAATATATCCGGAACAATGGTTACGACATCTTCATCGGCTCAAGAGTGTTACGTAATTCAGATCAGGTTCTGGTCACGCGCTGGTACAGGGAATTCATGGGGAAGGTTTTCAATTTCTTTGTGCGGCTGTTCCTGTTCAGGGATATCTGCGATACCCAGTGCGGATTCAAGATATTCAGGCGTGAAGTGATCCGGCCTGTATTTTCAAGAGTACATATTGATGGATTCGGCTTTGATCTTGAACTGCTTTACCTTGCCCAAAGGATGGGATACAGAATTAAGGAGTGTCCCGTTTCCTGGCACCATGTTGACGGAGCAAAGGTCAGGTTATTGTGGGATTCCATTGGAATGCTCTTCAATATCCTTCAGGTCAGAAGCAGACACCGGACTTCTTTCCTTAAGGCAGCCGGCTGCCTTAAGTCCGATGAATACAGGTATATGTATGAGGTGGAGAACTCTCACTGGTGGTTTGTCAGCAGACGCAATCTGATGATCGAGTTGATAATACCTTTCAATATGAAGACCCCGGAAATACTGGATGTGGGCTGCGGCACAGGCGGGAATATGAAAGCACTGAATAAGATCGGTCATGCCTGCGGTACTGACTTATCGGACCGGGCGGTGGAATTCTGCCGGATTAATGGGCTTGACAATGTCATTGAATGTGGAATTGAGGAAGTCCCTCTGAAGAATCGATCCTTTGACATCGTTGTTTGTCTGGATGTGCTGGAGCATCTGGACAATCCTTCAGCTGGTTTAGCCGAACTCAGGAGAGTTCTGAAGGATGACGGCAGGATCATTGTAACGGTACCTGCGTTCAGCAGCCTGTGGAGTCAGCATGACGTCGCTCTTGGACACTTGCGAAGATACAGAAGAAGAACGCTGAAAAGGTTAGTGGAGGATTCCGGTTTTGAAGTGCTGAAAATGAGTCACTTATATTTTCTGTCTTTCTTTTTTGTCGCTCCTTTCCGTTTATTTCGCAGATTCTTTATTGAAGGCAGCAAGGTGAAGAGTGATACAACATCACTCCCCCCGAGACTTCTAAACTCACTGCTGCTGCGTATTTTCACAGCAGAAGCACACTTCTCATCAAAATTCGGACTACCGTTCGGAACAACGATCTATGCAGTGATCAGAAAGCATGAGGACTAGCATTCTGTAGATTGCGGGTGTTTCTGGTCGTATGGTCAGTTTCAGGAAGGAATCGGAGGTTTATCGGGATGAATGGACCACTTCGCGAGCAGGTCATGGGATTGCTGAAAATCCAGAATCCGATCAGTAGATATGTAGCCCAAATGACGATACCGAATCACTCAGTGGGAATGGCACTTCCAGGATGGTCAATACCGGTTCTATTGAGCTTTTTCCTGGTGAACGCGGAGCTTGCTGCACAGGACTTCACCAGAATCACCACTGGTCCAATCGTCAACGACGACCGCTATTCCGAGGGATCCTCCTGGGGGGATATCAACAACGACACCTACCTGGATCTCTTCATTCCCCATGCTTTCGACGACCGATCCAATCTGCTCTTCATCAATAATGGTGACGGCACCTTCGATCAGGTTACGGGGGGACCGGTCGTCACCGACATCAGCACCTCCTCCGGGTGCAGCTTCGGCGACTTCGACAACGACGGCCATCTGGATCTCTTCGTCCCGAACTGGAATGGAATCAGCAGCCGTCTGTACATGAATCAGGGAGGTGGCGTTTTCATCAAAATTACCTCAGGGCAGATCGTCAATGACGGTGGCTGGTCATTCAATTCGAGCATAGTCGACTACGATAACGATGGCAATCTGGATATATACGTCGACAACGGCGCCTTCACTACCTTCGTTGAAGACAATTTTCTATACCGCGGTAATGGTGACGGCACGTTCACGAAGATAACGACCGGAGACATAGTCAACGATAATGAGCATTGCCTGAGCTCCAGCTGGTGCGACTATGACAACGATGGCGATCAGGATTTATTCACTGCCAACAGCGATCCCTTCAACGGAATCCCGATCGACAATTTCCTGTACCGTAACAATGGTGATGGAACCTTTACCAAACTCACTGAGGGAGTGGTCGTGAACGACAACAGCATCTCCATCGGAGGCAGCTGGGGAGACTACGACAATGACGGGGACTTCGACCTCTTCGTCGCCAACTGGTACGGAGAAGATAATCATCTCTACCAGAACCTTGATGATGGCACTTTCGCTCTTATAACGAACGGAGAAATCGTCAACGACGGAGGCAGTTCAGTCAGCGGCGCCTGGGGCGATTTCGACAACGACGGAGACCTGGATATGTACGTCACCAATGACTGGAATGAGAATAACTTCCTCTACCGAAACGACGGCAACGGTACATTCACACGGATACTGGAGGGCGATATCGTAAATGATGAGGGCCGGTCGAACGGGGCCACCTGGGTTGATTATGACAACGACGGCTGGATCGATGTGTACGTCCCTAATGGCCAGAACCCCGATCAGAGCAACTTCCTTTACCGAAACAACGGCATATCTGAAAACCACTGGATAAATATCCGCTGTGCCGGGAACCCCTCCAATGCTTCGGCAATCGGCACCAAGGTGAGAGCCCGAGCGGTTCTGGGCGCGCAGGTTGTATGGCAGGTGCGGGAGGTCAGCGGCCATCAGGGATTCAACGCCCAGGGGAGCTTCAACGTTGAGTTCGGCCTCGGGGATGCGACCGTGGTTGATTCACTGGTATTCCAGTGGCCTTCGGGAGCTGTCGAAGCCTATACCGATGTTGACATGAATCTGTTCTATATTGCAAGTGAAGGTACAGGACTCAGCATCGTTCAAACCTCTATCGAAGAGGATCCGGGTACCCACCAGCCGCTTGAGCTATTACTGAGACAGAACCACCCCAATCCCTTCGGTTCTTCAACGACGATTCCATTCAGCATTCTTGGGGAAACGGGTGCGAGAGGCCATGTGCGCCTTATCATTCACGACATCAGCGGCAGGCGAGTGCGAATCCTCGAGGATGCAACCCTCGGACCCGGAAGCCACCGGGCCGTTTGGGATGGGAAGAATGACAGA from Candidatus Aegiribacteria sp. harbors:
- a CDS encoding glycosyltransferase, which produces MINSIDVSVIIPAYNEENRIGTFLDKLVTYCGNSVLIYEVIVVDDCSTDDTIGIIAQYEDQFEHFHLLRSKRNSGKGYSVKRGLFKAQGDICLFMDADGSVEPDEIEKNLEYIRNNGYDIFIGSRVLRNSDQVLVTRWYREFMGKVFNFFVRLFLFRDICDTQCGFKIFRREVIRPVFSRVHIDGFGFDLELLYLAQRMGYRIKECPVSWHHVDGAKVRLLWDSIGMLFNILQVRSRHRTSFLKAAGCLKSDEYRYMYEVENSHWWFVSRRNLMIELIIPFNMKTPEILDVGCGTGGNMKALNKIGHACGTDLSDRAVEFCRINGLDNVIECGIEEVPLKNRSFDIVVCLDVLEHLDNPSAGLAELRRVLKDDGRIIVTVPAFSSLWSQHDVALGHLRRYRRRTLKRLVEDSGFEVLKMSHLYFLSFFFVAPFRLFRRFFIEGSKVKSDTTSLPPRLLNSLLLRIFTAEAHFSSKFGLPFGTTIYAVIRKHED
- a CDS encoding FG-GAP-like repeat-containing protein; this encodes MNGPLREQVMGLLKIQNPISRYVAQMTIPNHSVGMALPGWSIPVLLSFFLVNAELAAQDFTRITTGPIVNDDRYSEGSSWGDINNDTYLDLFIPHAFDDRSNLLFINNGDGTFDQVTGGPVVTDISTSSGCSFGDFDNDGHLDLFVPNWNGISSRLYMNQGGGVFIKITSGQIVNDGGWSFNSSIVDYDNDGNLDIYVDNGAFTTFVEDNFLYRGNGDGTFTKITTGDIVNDNEHCLSSSWCDYDNDGDQDLFTANSDPFNGIPIDNFLYRNNGDGTFTKLTEGVVVNDNSISIGGSWGDYDNDGDFDLFVANWYGEDNHLYQNLDDGTFALITNGEIVNDGGSSVSGAWGDFDNDGDLDMYVTNDWNENNFLYRNDGNGTFTRILEGDIVNDEGRSNGATWVDYDNDGWIDVYVPNGQNPDQSNFLYRNNGISENHWINIRCAGNPSNASAIGTKVRARAVLGAQVVWQVREVSGHQGFNAQGSFNVEFGLGDATVVDSLVFQWPSGAVEAYTDVDMNLFYIASEGTGLSIVQTSIEEDPGTHQPLELLLRQNHPNPFGSSTTIPFSILGETGARGHVRLIIHDISGRRVRILEDATLGPGSHRAVWDGKNDRGMRAPSGIYIYSLMSCDQVYCGRMILLD